In Patescibacteria group bacterium, one genomic interval encodes:
- a CDS encoding leucine-rich repeat domain-containing protein produces the protein MVFIKKYVLLLIVFVISGAVSSYLLFQEKVAEAPSVQEGTTPSSGTTQGTVERKKNGTIVDLSDSGLTEFPKEILSNISITTLILSNNSIKTLPSEIGRLVNLKELYLDNNKLEGALVGEIRHMSKLEVLDVHNNNMTGIPAEIGQLRRLTMLDFSGNTIDTMPDEVRNISGNLKTLNLSNNTYSQETLLRVKVMLPNTNVIY, from the coding sequence ATGGTATTCATTAAAAAATACGTCCTGCTTCTCATTGTGTTCGTCATTTCCGGTGCAGTAAGCAGTTATCTATTGTTTCAGGAAAAGGTAGCCGAAGCGCCTTCCGTGCAAGAAGGTACTACCCCTTCCTCGGGAACGACACAGGGAACAGTGGAGCGCAAGAAGAATGGAACTATCGTTGATTTGAGCGATAGTGGACTCACTGAATTTCCCAAAGAAATTTTAAGCAACATAAGCATAACAACGCTCATTTTATCAAACAATAGTATCAAAACACTGCCATCGGAGATAGGAAGGTTGGTAAATTTAAAAGAACTCTATCTGGATAATAATAAACTTGAGGGTGCGCTTGTGGGAGAGATCAGGCACATGAGCAAGCTTGAGGTCTTGGATGTTCACAATAACAATATGACCGGCATCCCGGCGGAGATAGGACAGTTGCGCCGCCTCACGATGCTCGATTTCTCCGGCAACACCATTGATACGATGCCCGATGAAGTACGAAATATCAGCGGAAATTTAAAAACACTCAATCTTTCAAACAATACGTATTCGCAAGAGACCCTGCTTCGCGTAAAAGTCATGCTACCCAACACGAACGTTATCTATTAG
- a CDS encoding cob(I)yrinic acid a,c-diamide adenosyltransferase codes for MLYTRKGDKGDTSIFGCDQRFSKSSAIAEALGALDEANSFLGVCKTNMDARQVLLEGKTFEDMVDWIQQNLFIVQAHVAGADKTIEKEKITHMEAAIGMIEKELPPIKTFFVSGGTVLAAHFDFVRTLARTAERRVVAVSEAENSKVDPTILVFLNRLSSLLYAMARLVNHKSGITEEPPHY; via the coding sequence ATGTTGTATACAAGAAAAGGCGACAAGGGCGACACGAGTATTTTTGGCTGTGATCAGCGATTTTCCAAAAGCTCCGCCATCGCGGAAGCGCTCGGCGCTCTTGACGAGGCGAATTCTTTTCTTGGTGTGTGCAAGACGAACATGGACGCGAGGCAGGTACTTTTGGAAGGAAAAACTTTTGAGGACATGGTTGATTGGATACAGCAGAATCTTTTCATTGTGCAGGCACATGTTGCGGGAGCGGACAAAACGATTGAGAAAGAGAAGATCACTCACATGGAGGCGGCGATAGGTATGATAGAAAAGGAGTTACCACCAATCAAGACATTTTTTGTTTCCGGTGGAACGGTACTCGCGGCGCACTTTGATTTTGTACGCACGCTTGCGCGCACCGCGGAGCGGCGAGTTGTTGCGGTTTCCGAGGCGGAGAATTCGAAAGTGGACCCGACAATACTCGTATTTTTGAATCGCCTCTCATCGCTCCTCTACGCAATGGCTAGACTTGTGAACCATAAATCTGGTATAACAGAGGAGCCGCCACACTACTGA
- a CDS encoding cation transporter, whose protein sequence is MFGAIRSFLAWLSLSEVRRYGAVVASNFITILIQIVLVFASGSLALLSDTVHLGSDNVVTAGSLVVALISVRATKAADSLIRKWFAFSGIILLWIGAYHVLGEAGERMAHPVDIKNWWVLIGGILGGTGNLISLVILRTAPHGDHNHTHSILNWHVLFDFLFSVVVVISALLAITYDMVGVDTWISYRMALFMIGLGGFLFAQVLGGHEHHH, encoded by the coding sequence ATGTTTGGGGCTATCCGCAGTTTCCTTGCGTGGCTCTCTTTAAGTGAGGTGAGGCGATACGGGGCCGTGGTGGCCTCAAACTTTATCACGATACTTATCCAGATCGTACTGGTGTTCGCGTCAGGAAGCTTAGCGCTCCTTTCCGATACCGTGCACCTTGGATCCGATAACGTGGTAACAGCCGGTTCGCTCGTGGTCGCCCTTATCAGTGTGCGCGCAACAAAAGCGGCTGATTCTCTTATCAGAAAATGGTTCGCTTTTTCGGGAATCATCCTCTTATGGATTGGTGCGTATCATGTTCTCGGCGAAGCAGGGGAGCGCATGGCACATCCGGTTGATATCAAGAATTGGTGGGTGCTGATTGGAGGAATTCTTGGCGGAACGGGAAATCTTATTTCTCTCGTTATCCTTCGCACTGCTCCGCATGGAGATCACAACCATACTCATTCCATTCTCAATTGGCACGTGCTCTTTGACTTCCTGTTTTCTGTCGTCGTGGTCATTTCCGCCCTTTTGGCGATCACGTACGACATGGTGGGAGTCGACACGTGGATATCGTATCGAATGGCTCTTTTCATGATCGGTTTGGGTGGTTTCCTGTTTGCGCAAGTATTAGGCGGGCACGAACATCACCACTGA
- a CDS encoding alpha/beta fold hydrolase yields MTYNKTILYFFIFLIGFLGVSLWSAWLVTHPARIKNELTPENYKLPFENVKLTTKDNISIDGWFIPAPVPQKPALVILHGYPADKGDLLFRASQLHQDFNILLIDFRYFGESGGTHTTLGSKERLDVEAALLFLESRGFEKAGVFGFSLGGAAAILQAAQDDRISAIVSYASFADVTLLGKDVYSHLPIIRDALVPLMNFWAKMFWDVDAAYSPQDAAQYIKIPILIIHSRQDDQIPFHHAELLRDALRNNEYAEFYFMESGLHGELPLDFGEKVRNFFLRSLPQ; encoded by the coding sequence ATGACTTATAATAAAACCATACTGTATTTTTTTATTTTTCTCATCGGCTTTTTGGGTGTAAGCCTTTGGAGCGCGTGGCTCGTGACCCATCCGGCGCGCATTAAAAACGAACTTACGCCGGAGAACTACAAGCTCCCTTTTGAGAACGTTAAACTTACAACGAAAGACAACATATCAATTGATGGATGGTTTATTCCCGCGCCAGTTCCTCAAAAGCCGGCGTTGGTCATTCTGCACGGTTATCCCGCCGATAAGGGCGATTTGCTTTTCAGGGCAAGCCAACTTCACCAGGATTTCAACATTCTTTTAATTGATTTCCGCTATTTCGGAGAATCAGGAGGCACGCACACGACCCTCGGGTCCAAAGAACGCCTTGACGTGGAGGCCGCACTTCTATTCTTGGAATCACGCGGATTTGAAAAAGCGGGGGTATTCGGATTTTCGCTTGGTGGTGCCGCGGCTATTTTACAGGCCGCGCAGGACGATAGAATTTCCGCAATAGTTTCATACGCGTCATTTGCGGACGTGACGCTTCTTGGCAAAGACGTGTATAGCCACCTTCCCATTATTCGTGACGCATTAGTACCGCTCATGAACTTCTGGGCTAAGATGTTTTGGGATGTTGACGCCGCATACTCGCCGCAAGACGCGGCACAATATATTAAAATACCAATCCTGATAATTCACAGCAGGCAGGATGATCAAATACCGTTTCACCACGCCGAACTCTTAAGAGACGCTCTTCGCAATAACGAGTATGCTGAATTTTATTTTATGGAAAGCGGTCTTCATGGCGAGTTACCGCTAGATTTTGGAGAAAAAGTGAGAAATTTTTTCTTGCGGTCTTTGCCGCAGTGA
- a CDS encoding DKNYY domain-containing protein, with translation MTIFSNKLIVGVVAMVTMLAIGVSIAATINDSIIDDSAVQEESVVGKTRYFKAKDCPEEAYENKDNNTSFYTMCRAYTTDGVFVYYDGMREIVLPPMSMPTIINGRVASSSLPTYTQPKPWPIVIEGADSETFEIISSHYLDSSLDPEQNPTLTYARDKNFLYRMGEKVVDADPDTLVILGRGYIKDKNSVYDRGRKIEGSDPKTFEFLKYGYARDKNFVYLVWQDKKIENSDGKSFEIIDEDYAKDSGAVYYKQKKLEGVDPGTFELVYQTYVGDGTYTSPSGYAKDKNFLYYQGERIEGADPDTFEIVGFHGIHARDKNFVYGYRAKKLSWIDANTFKIVSDVYFKDKNSVYYGEGKIIDNIDPITFEYLGGIYFKDRNSVWRSYYADEGGAIGSVSRIKDADPGTFQFLEYGYARDKNFVYYNGDILLDAISESFEVLNQEYSKDKNFVYFVKDKIKDADSDTFEVVDYTYTKDKNSVYYRGVKLNGVDAISLSVLSCGYAKDKSKVFTVNYNGAMNILDAADPDSFRVFEGNCYAKDKNFVYYYNGMRIEGADHKTFEIIDAWHTKDLSSVYYMGTRIEGADVKTFEAVKGDYAKDKNSVYYKGIRIEGADQGSFEVNNYGTAAKDKNTNYTSGKPVGAEEMVNHDIIFPPGMENAVLERLYPLDI, from the coding sequence GTGACAATCTTTTCAAATAAATTAATAGTCGGAGTTGTTGCAATGGTTACGATGCTGGCGATCGGCGTCTCTATTGCCGCGACAATCAATGATTCGATTATTGACGATTCAGCAGTGCAGGAGGAGAGCGTGGTTGGGAAGACACGGTACTTCAAAGCAAAAGATTGCCCCGAGGAGGCGTATGAAAACAAAGATAATAACACCTCGTTTTATACTATGTGCAGAGCGTATACGACTGATGGGGTGTTTGTATATTACGATGGGATGCGTGAAATTGTCCTACCACCTATGAGTATGCCCACAATTATAAACGGACGTGTTGCGAGCTCTTCTCTTCCTACATATACGCAGCCGAAGCCATGGCCGATCGTTATTGAGGGCGCTGATTCGGAAACTTTTGAAATAATCTCTTCTCATTACCTAGACAGCTCTCTTGATCCAGAGCAGAATCCGACACTTACTTATGCTCGAGACAAAAACTTTCTCTATCGTATGGGAGAGAAGGTTGTTGATGCTGACCCTGATACGTTGGTAATACTGGGGAGAGGATATATTAAAGATAAAAACTCGGTGTATGATCGCGGAAGAAAAATAGAAGGCTCCGATCCTAAAACATTTGAATTTTTGAAATACGGTTACGCTCGCGATAAAAATTTTGTATATCTGGTGTGGCAGGATAAAAAAATAGAAAACTCTGATGGAAAGTCTTTTGAAATTATTGATGAAGATTATGCCAAAGACTCAGGCGCTGTATATTACAAACAAAAGAAATTGGAGGGAGTAGATCCGGGTACTTTTGAACTTGTATATCAAACGTATGTCGGCGACGGAACATATACTTCTCCAAGCGGGTACGCAAAAGACAAGAATTTTTTATATTATCAAGGAGAGCGTATTGAAGGAGCAGATCCTGACACTTTTGAGATAGTAGGTTTTCATGGAATACACGCGCGCGACAAGAATTTTGTTTATGGGTATAGGGCAAAAAAACTTTCTTGGATTGATGCAAATACCTTTAAAATTGTGTCGGACGTTTATTTTAAAGATAAAAACTCGGTGTATTATGGTGAAGGTAAAATAATTGATAACATAGACCCCATAACGTTCGAGTATTTAGGAGGAATATATTTTAAAGATAGAAATTCCGTATGGAGATCTTATTATGCTGATGAAGGTGGCGCAATTGGGTCTGTGTCTCGCATAAAAGACGCCGATCCAGGTACATTTCAATTTCTGGAATATGGATATGCGCGCGACAAAAATTTTGTATATTACAATGGAGATATTTTACTTGATGCCATTTCAGAATCCTTTGAAGTGCTTAACCAGGAATATTCAAAGGATAAAAATTTCGTTTATTTTGTAAAAGATAAAATTAAAGATGCCGACTCGGATACGTTTGAGGTTGTAGATTATACTTATACCAAAGACAAAAATTCCGTATATTACAGAGGAGTCAAGCTTAATGGAGTTGACGCAATATCTCTCTCGGTGCTTTCCTGCGGGTACGCAAAGGACAAATCTAAAGTGTTTACGGTAAATTACAATGGAGCAATGAATATTTTAGATGCCGCAGACCCCGATTCATTCAGGGTGTTTGAAGGGAATTGCTACGCAAAAGATAAAAACTTTGTGTACTATTACAATGGAATGCGAATTGAAGGCGCCGATCATAAAACTTTTGAAATTATTGATGCTTGGCATACAAAAGATTTATCGTCCGTGTATTACATGGGCACGCGAATTGAAGGCGCTGATGTTAAAACATTTGAGGCGGTGAAGGGAGATTACGCAAAAGATAAAAATTCTGTGTATTATAAAGGAATACGGATTGAAGGAGCCGACCAGGGGTCCTTTGAAGTTAATAATTATGGCACGGCGGCGAAAGATAAGAATACAAACTACACATCCGGCAAGCCTGTAGGAGCAGAGGAGATGGTAAACCATGATATTATATTTCCTCCCGGCATGGAAAATGCTGTACTGGAACGACTATACCCGCTGGATATTTAG
- the rplS gene encoding 50S ribosomal protein L19 — translation MKATQIKISPVNIEHRKNMDLRAGDTVRVWSKVQEKGKTRLQAFEGLVLARKHGSEAGATFTVRKVSSGVVVERIFPLYSPNIDKVELVKRSKARKSKLYYVREKAAKEIRRKMKTAGVDIPDLAEKEPEIEEMKSEDEEETAEVIAETEETNEATEEK, via the coding sequence ATGAAGGCAACTCAGATAAAAATTTCTCCCGTGAATATTGAGCACAGGAAGAATATGGATCTCCGTGCGGGTGATACCGTGCGTGTGTGGTCTAAGGTGCAGGAAAAAGGGAAGACACGCCTCCAGGCATTTGAAGGACTTGTGTTGGCGCGCAAGCACGGCTCTGAAGCGGGTGCGACATTTACGGTACGGAAAGTATCAAGCGGAGTCGTGGTAGAGAGGATTTTCCCGCTCTATTCACCAAACATAGATAAAGTAGAATTGGTAAAGCGTTCAAAAGCGCGAAAGTCAAAACTTTATTACGTTCGCGAAAAAGCCGCAAAAGAAATTCGCCGGAAAATGAAAACGGCAGGCGTGGACATTCCTGATCTTGCGGAGAAGGAACCGGAGATCGAGGAAATGAAAAGTGAAGACGAGGAAGAAACAGCAGAGGTGATAGCAGAGACAGAAGAGACAAACGAAGCCACAGAAGAGAAGTAA
- a CDS encoding RluA family pseudouridine synthase, with amino-acid sequence MQKIKIIYEDKDIVAINKPAGLTVHPDGKTEEYVLTDWIMEHYPDIKEVGEPAEYNGKTILRPGIVHRIDRDTSGVLVIAKNQETFLHLKRQFQEREIKKTYVAIVYDNIKNEEGTIEKPIGRSTKNVRMWSAGKDARGTLREAVTEYRVLARGNKTTLVELYPKTGRTHQIRVHLKAIHHPVVCDALYAPNRECPFGLTRMALHAKSLELSLPNGQSVRLEAPLPDDLKEAIAKLKNL; translated from the coding sequence ATGCAAAAAATAAAAATCATCTACGAAGATAAAGATATTGTCGCTATCAACAAGCCGGCGGGGCTTACGGTGCACCCGGACGGGAAGACCGAGGAGTATGTCCTCACTGACTGGATTATGGAGCATTATCCCGATATAAAAGAAGTAGGAGAACCGGCCGAATACAACGGAAAGACGATACTGCGACCGGGCATTGTGCATCGCATTGACCGCGACACATCGGGAGTGCTTGTGATTGCCAAGAATCAGGAAACTTTTTTGCATCTGAAGCGGCAATTTCAGGAACGGGAGATCAAGAAAACGTATGTTGCGATAGTTTACGACAATATAAAAAACGAGGAGGGTACTATTGAGAAGCCGATCGGGAGGAGCACAAAAAACGTGCGGATGTGGAGCGCGGGCAAGGACGCGCGCGGTACTCTGCGTGAGGCGGTAACCGAATACCGTGTTTTAGCGCGCGGCAACAAGACAACCCTCGTTGAGCTCTATCCTAAGACGGGGAGGACCCATCAGATCCGCGTGCACCTGAAGGCAATCCATCATCCAGTCGTTTGCGATGCACTGTATGCCCCTAATCGGGAATGCCCCTTTGGGCTTACCCGTATGGCGCTCCACGCAAAATCACTGGAGCTTTCTTTGCCAAATGGCCAATCGGTGCGGCTTGAGGCGCCTCTCCCCGATGACCTTAAGGAAGCTATTGCTAAACTCAAAAACCTGTGA
- the uppS gene encoding polyprenyl diphosphate synthase: MHTQEKNIPKCIGIIMDGNRRWARKRGLPVYEGPRAGYKKLKELLTWTKEAGVKTVVAYAFSTENWNRSKLEVGFLIKLLRSVLVDEVEDIKKERVHVRFIGDLDKFPKDIQEGIRTLEEETRPYKENTLVLAISYGGRAEIVSAVKKIAQEKTKEEIGKMTEKEFSKYLWTKDIPDPDLIVRTGGEKRLSNFLPWQSVYSEFYFTPTLWPAFPRREFHKILAEFATRERRKGV, encoded by the coding sequence ATGCATACACAAGAAAAAAATATTCCAAAGTGCATTGGTATTATTATGGACGGCAACCGCAGGTGGGCGCGCAAGCGCGGGTTGCCGGTATACGAAGGCCCTCGCGCGGGATATAAAAAATTGAAAGAACTGCTCACATGGACAAAGGAAGCCGGCGTGAAGACAGTGGTCGCGTACGCGTTCTCTACGGAAAATTGGAATCGGTCAAAGTTGGAAGTGGGTTTTTTGATAAAGCTCTTGCGGAGTGTTCTCGTGGATGAGGTAGAGGACATCAAGAAAGAGAGGGTCCACGTGCGGTTCATCGGCGATCTTGATAAGTTTCCGAAAGATATCCAAGAAGGAATACGCACACTTGAGGAAGAAACCAGACCATATAAAGAGAACACTCTTGTGCTCGCGATTTCTTATGGCGGGCGGGCGGAAATCGTGTCGGCGGTGAAAAAGATCGCACAAGAGAAAACGAAAGAGGAGATCGGGAAAATGACCGAAAAGGAATTTTCAAAATATCTCTGGACCAAAGACATACCCGACCCCGATCTTATTGTCAGAACAGGCGGAGAAAAGCGTCTTTCCAATTTTCTGCCATGGCAATCCGTCTACAGCGAATTTTATTTCACTCCCACTCTCTGGCCCGCGTTTCCTCGTAGGGAATTTCATAAAATTCTCGCCGAATTTGCGACACGCGAACGAAGGAAAGGTGTGTAA
- a CDS encoding acylphosphatase, whose translation MTKRRLECNIAGRVQLVMFRDFTRRNARRLGLTGTVQNMSDGSVHVVAEGEEDALRKFLARLHKGPIFARVENVEESWNEATEEFKTFEIVYYH comes from the coding sequence ATGACAAAGAGGAGATTGGAATGCAATATAGCAGGCAGAGTGCAGTTGGTCATGTTTCGCGATTTCACACGAAGAAATGCGAGGAGACTCGGTCTTACGGGAACCGTGCAAAATATGAGTGACGGTTCGGTGCATGTGGTTGCCGAAGGAGAGGAGGACGCACTGCGGAAATTTCTCGCACGCCTCCACAAGGGACCCATCTTTGCGCGGGTGGAAAATGTGGAAGAGTCGTGGAACGAGGCGACAGAAGAGTTTAAAACATTCGAGATCGTCTATTACCATTAA
- a CDS encoding RNHCP domain-containing protein, translating into MSEIMNTPPKKFQRTIEDFTCEQCNFAVKGNGYTNHCPKCLWSKHVDVNPGDRAATCGGLMEPIGAEVGGGEHTIVHTCTTCNFERKNKVSKDDDFDTILTLLGFTR; encoded by the coding sequence ATGAGTGAAATCATGAATACTCCCCCTAAGAAATTCCAACGCACGATTGAAGATTTTACGTGCGAGCAGTGTAACTTTGCCGTGAAGGGCAATGGATATACCAATCATTGTCCCAAATGTTTATGGAGCAAACATGTGGATGTGAATCCCGGGGATCGCGCCGCCACATGTGGCGGTCTCATGGAGCCGATCGGAGCAGAGGTGGGAGGCGGGGAACATACCATTGTGCACACATGCACGACATGCAACTTTGAGCGGAAAAACAAAGTTTCAAAAGACGATGATTTTGATACAATCCTTACATTGCTCGGGTTCACAAGATAA
- the pilM gene encoding pilus assembly protein PilM: MEYTNTRRVFTDFFPPPKFLQMKSAGLDVSDRRIRFLYFKKGKKGLVIGRFGEMQIPEGIIVSGELKKPEELRKVLRAFHEKYGIEFAHVSLPEERAYMVKMETPDISGDELRNSIAFQLEDYVPIPVSEAVFDYSVIKKTEQRKGYVDVAVSVLPQNELKKYVDMFTDTGIMPVSFEIEAQAIARAVLPRGDKGTYMVIDFGDTRMGISIVSGEAVRFTSTINVGSDTISLAIQKHFSISPEEAYRMKNEKKISKSAGDKEFFQAVLSTISIIRDEINKLYIYWHTHGMEERGGGKIGKIVMCGGGANLAGLTDYLSASLKIKVEIANPWCNVNSFENYIPEIPANEALGYASVIGLALASASDTKDDTSV, translated from the coding sequence ATGGAATATACGAACACGAGACGAGTATTTACCGATTTTTTCCCTCCGCCAAAATTTCTGCAAATGAAATCGGCGGGGCTTGATGTTTCAGACAGAAGGATCAGATTTTTATATTTTAAGAAAGGCAAAAAGGGTCTTGTGATCGGGCGCTTTGGCGAGATGCAAATACCCGAAGGCATTATTGTTTCCGGTGAATTAAAAAAGCCGGAGGAACTCCGGAAAGTTCTGAGAGCGTTCCATGAAAAATACGGGATAGAATTCGCGCATGTGTCGCTCCCCGAGGAGCGGGCATATATGGTAAAAATGGAAACCCCCGACATCTCCGGCGACGAATTGCGCAACAGTATCGCGTTTCAACTTGAAGACTATGTTCCCATTCCGGTGAGTGAGGCGGTTTTTGACTATAGCGTGATAAAAAAAACAGAGCAGAGGAAAGGGTATGTGGACGTTGCCGTTTCCGTGCTTCCCCAGAACGAGTTGAAAAAATATGTAGACATGTTTACCGATACCGGCATCATGCCCGTTTCTTTTGAAATAGAAGCACAGGCCATTGCCCGGGCGGTTCTTCCGAGAGGAGATAAGGGGACATACATGGTCATTGATTTTGGAGACACGCGCATGGGCATTTCCATCGTGAGCGGCGAGGCGGTGCGTTTCACTTCTACAATCAATGTCGGGAGTGACACGATCTCTCTGGCGATCCAGAAGCATTTTTCCATTAGCCCCGAGGAGGCGTACCGGATGAAAAATGAGAAAAAGATATCAAAGAGCGCGGGCGACAAAGAATTTTTCCAAGCCGTTTTGTCCACGATATCCATTATTCGGGACGAGATCAATAAATTGTATATTTACTGGCACACGCACGGCATGGAAGAGAGAGGAGGCGGGAAGATCGGTAAAATTGTTATGTGCGGAGGCGGTGCGAACTTGGCGGGACTGACGGACTATCTTTCCGCAAGCCTGAAGATCAAAGTAGAGATAGCCAACCCGTGGTGCAACGTGAATTCGTTTGAAAATTATATTCCGGAAATACCTGCTAACGAGGCATTGGGGTATGCGTCCGTTATCGGCCTCGCGCTCGCAAGCGCCAGTGATACCAAGGACGACACAAGCGTATGA
- a CDS encoding DedA family protein: MLPFDVLHFDLIGIIKAFGYLGLFAIVFAESGLFFGFFLPGDSLLFTAGLLASQGFLNPWLLSITISTGAILGDSVGYWFGAKVGPKIFTREDSFFFNKRHVERTHLFYLKYGSRAVVLARFVPIVRTFTPILAGVGSMPYATFLRYNIIGGILWGTGLTLLGYFLGTVIPGIDQYILPIVIGIIVVSFLPIASELIKGRKGNNTENRS; the protein is encoded by the coding sequence ATGTTACCGTTTGATGTATTACATTTTGATCTCATAGGAATTATCAAAGCATTCGGATACCTTGGTCTGTTTGCCATCGTGTTTGCCGAATCGGGTCTTTTTTTCGGCTTCTTCCTTCCCGGCGACAGCTTGCTTTTTACGGCAGGGTTGCTTGCCTCGCAAGGGTTCCTCAATCCCTGGCTACTCTCAATCACCATATCCACAGGAGCGATCCTTGGCGATAGCGTGGGGTACTGGTTTGGAGCGAAGGTTGGCCCCAAAATATTTACCCGGGAAGATTCTTTCTTTTTTAACAAGCGGCACGTTGAACGCACCCACCTTTTTTATCTTAAATACGGCTCACGGGCAGTGGTACTTGCGCGTTTTGTGCCCATCGTGCGCACCTTCACGCCGATCCTCGCGGGAGTGGGGAGTATGCCCTATGCTACATTCTTGCGGTACAACATTATCGGGGGAATCCTCTGGGGGACAGGCCTCACGCTTCTCGGATATTTTCTTGGAACGGTCATCCCCGGCATTGATCAGTACATTCTGCCGATCGTCATAGGGATCATCGTGGTATCGTTTCTTCCCATAGCGTCCGAACTGATCAAGGGCAGAAAGGGAAACAACACGGAGAATCGCTCGTAA